One Sulfurimonas sp. HSL-3221 genomic window, GCAGATGAAAGACTCCCTTGCCCTGATCATCGAAGATGTCAAAATGCTCATGGAGTCCATCAAGAAACGCGCGGAAGAGCACAAGATGACCCTGATGGTCGGACGCTCCCACGGTATCCACGGCGAACCGATCACCTTCGGTCTCGTCCTGGCCGTCTGGTACGACGAAATGCACCGCCACCTCAAAAACCTCGAAGAGACGATGGAGGTCATCTCCGTCGGCCAGGTCTCCGGTGCCATGGGTAACTTCGCCCATGCCCCGCTGGAGCTCGAAGAGTACACCTGTGAAGAGCTCGGCCTCCAGCCGGCGCCCGCTTCCAACCAGGTGATCCAGCGCGACCGTTACGCCCGCCTGGCGACCTCCCTCGCCCTGATGGCGAGCAGCATCGAGAAGTTTGCCGTTCAGGTCCGCCACTGGCAGCGCACGGAAGTGTACGAAGTCGAAGAGTTCTTCGCCAAGGGGCAGAAAGGTTCATCCGCCATGCCGCACAAGCGCAACCCTATTCTGACCGAAAACATCACCGGTCTGGCACGCATGATCCGCGCCTACTCCATCCCGGCAATGGAGAACGTCTCGCTCTGGCATGAGCGCGACATCTCCCACAGCTCGACCGAGCGCTTCTGGCTGCCGGACGCTTTCATCACCTCCGACTTCATGCTGCACCGTATGAATAACGTCATCGCTAACATGGTCGTCTACCCGGAGAACATGATGAGAAACCTGAACCTCACGGGCGGCCTCGTCTTCTCCCAGCGCGTCCTGCTCGAACTCCCCAAACAGGGTGTGAGCCGCGAAGATGCCTACCGCATCGTCCAGCGCAACGCAATGAAAGTATGGGAAGGTCTGCAGCAGGGCAAACCGGCACTGAACGAGAAAGGCGAGAGCCTCTATCTGCAGTACCTGCTCGGTGACGAAGAGCTGAGAAAAAGTCTGAGCGAAGAGCAGATCCGCGAATGTTTTAACTACGATTACTATACGAAAAACGTGGATAAAATTTTTGCACGGGTCTTTAGCAAATAACAATCTAATTCGAATATAATTTCCTTATCTTCCTGGCTCTTTATTGCAAGAGGGTCGATAAGGAATCCATATAAAACAGTGTAGGAAGAGCCTTCCCCTCTTTTCTATCATTTGCATACAAAACATGAACTTTCTGTAAAGGCAAATAATGATCACGATCCTCAAACGAAACGGACGCAGAGAACCGCTTGATATCACGAAAATCCAGAAGTACACTTCCGCAGCGGTCAACGGGCTGACCAATGTTAGCCAGAGCGAACTCGAAGTCGACGCACAGATCCAGTTCCGCGACGGCACCACGTCACGGGAGATTCAGGAGACCCTGATCAAAACCGCTGTCGACAAGATCGATATCGATGCACCGAACTGGACGTTTGTCGCCGCCCGCCTGTTTCTGTTTGACCTTTACCACCGCGTCAACGGTTTTACCGGTTACTGCAAACTGGAAAAGTATTTTGAAAAAGGGGAAAAAGAGGGGCGTATCCTGCTGGGGCTTCGCAGCAAGTACGACCTCGACGACCTCGATGCCTACATCGATCCCGAGCGTGACCTGCAGTTCACCTACCTCGGTATCCGTACCCTCTACGACCGCTACCTGATCAAGGACCGCAACGGCGACCCGATCGAGCTGCCGCAGCACATGTTCATGGCCGTCTCCATGTTCCTTGCACAGAACGAGGAGAATCCGCAGGAGTGGGCGAAGAAGTTCTACGACATGATCTCCAAGTTCGAGGTCATGATGGCGACCCCTACCCTCTCCAACGCACGGACGACACGCCACCAGCTCAGCTCCTGTTATATCGGTTCGACACCGGATAACATCGAGGGGATCTTCGACAGCTATAAAGAGATGGCCCTGCTCTCCAAGTTCGGCGGCGGGATCGGCTGGGACTGGACACAGGTCCGCTCCATGGGTTCGTATATCGACGGCCACAAGAATGCCGCCGGCGGTACCGTACCGTTTCTGAAGATCACCAACGACATCGCCATCGCCGTCGACCAGCTCGGGACCCGCAAAGGGGCCATTGCCGTCTACCTGGAACCGTGGCACATGGATATCATCGACTTCCTCGACCTGAAGAAAAACTCCGGCGAAGAGCGCCGCCGCGCGCACGACCTCTTCCCGGCGCTCTGGATCAACAACCTCTTTATGAAGCGCGTCCAGGAGGACGGCATCTGGACGACGTTCGACCCGCTCGAATGCAAAGAGCTCTCCGAACTCCACGGCGAGGCGTTTGAAAAACGTTATCTTGAACTCGAGCAGGACGAGAGCGTCCTCAAAGAGCGCCACAAAGCCAAGGACCTCTGGAAACGGATCCTCACGAGCTATTTCGAAACCGGCAGCCCTTTCCTCTGTTTCAAGGACAACGCTAACAAGGCTAACCCGAACGATCACTACGGCATCATCCGCAGCTCCAACCTCTGTACGGAGATCTTCCAGAACACCCAGCCGAACCACTACCTGATCAAACTCAAGTTTGAAAACGGTGAGTGCCTCACCTACGAAGAGGATGAGCTCGTCAAGGTCGACAGCGGTATCGAGAAACCGGCCAAGAAGGTCACGGCTCTCGACAGCATCGGCGGACAGCAGATCTATATTGTCGAAAAAGAGAAGGTCGACGGCGCGACGGCGGTGTGTAACCTCGCCTCCGTCAACCTGTCACGTGTTAACACCAAAGAGGACATCGACCGCATCGTCCCGATCGCCGTCCGTGCCCTCGATAACGTTATCGACCTCAACTTCTACCCGCTGGAGAAGGTCAAACGTACAAACGCCCGCAGCCGCTCTATCGGCCTGGGCGTTATGGGTGAAGCGCAGATGCTTGCCGAGGCGGGAGTGAGCTGGGGAAGCCAGGAGCATTTCGACAAGATCGACGAAGTGATGGAAGCCGTGAGCTATAACGCCATCAAGGCGTCGTCAAACCTCTCCCTTGAAAAAGGGAGCTACCCCGAGTTCGAGGGTTCCAAATGGAGCCGCGGCATCCTGCCGATGGACCACGCCAACGCCGAAGTCCTGAACCTCGTCGACCGCGGCGGTCTCTTCGCCTCCGCCTACGACTGGGAGAGCCTGCGCGAAACGGTGAAAACACAGGGGATGCGCAACGGTTACCTGATGGCGATCGCCCCTACTTCCTCCATCTCCATCCTCACGGGTACGACGCAGACGATCGAGCCGGTCTACAAACGCAAATGGTACGAAGAGAACCTCTCTGGTCTCATCCCCGTCTGTGCACCGAACCTGAGCCCGGATACCTGGTCCTTCTACACGCCGGCCTATGACCTCGACCAGACGATCCTCGTCAAAGCAGCCTCCATTCGCCAGAAGTGGATCGACCAGGGGCAGAGTCTCAACATCTTCATCACCCTCGACAAAGCGAGCGGAAAGTACCTCAACGAAATCTACATGCTCGCATGGCGCCTTGGGATCAAGTCCACCTACTATCTGCGCTCACAATCGCCGGAAGCGACGAACGACGTCGAAGACCGCTCCATGGAATGCGTGGGCTGTCAGTGAAACCACTGTCGACGGCTTCAGCCGCCTCGCAACTGCTGGAGCGCATCGTAAACGGCGAAGGGGCGATGTTGCGCTCCCTCGCCTTGAACGGCCCCACCACAGCCACCCTCACCCTCTCCGTCCAGGACAAACACCGTGGTTATGACTGGATCGATATCAGCTTTGAAATGAGCGGCATGAACGATGCCAGACTCGTCGACGACAAACAGCTGGACTTTATCGATACGGATGAAGGTATCACGGTCGTGTTAGAAGATGGTCAGTGGGGATTGGCCGTGGGCCGTTATGCGGGTCTGGGAGCGCTCAAGAGCGCTCCCCTTTATGTTATCGGCGCCTCTTTGAAATATGAAGAGGCACCCTTCAGCGGGTGATCAGGAGATCACCTTCTCTTCATGACGGCGCCCTTCCCGGCTCCGTTTGACTTCACAGCCTTTAAGTCTGCTGGTCATTTCCTTGGCCTCGCGCTCGGTGATCTCACGGGCTTTGAGTGCATCCTTGATGACGTTGGCGTTCAGATAGACATGCGTCATTTTCGTCTCTCCTCTCTTTGCAGTACGTGACATGTCAATGAGGGTTATCGAGTGTCCCTGTCAGGTTCACAACACGGCACATCTCCGGCGGGAAACAGTTTCATACCATTTGAGACGTCAAAACAGTGTCGAATTGTGGAAGCATTTTTTTCAGCCGAATCTTAATGGTATAACGGATAAGGTAATAAAAAGATAACGTGTAACAATTAGTTACTGTTTAGTTTCACTCTAATCCTGTTTCAAGACGGGTTATCAGGGTCGTGCAGCAGGTTTCGATCATCGTAAAGACTTTTTCGAACCCTTCGAAGCCGGGAAAGAAATAGGGATCCGGCACGTCTTCACCGCCGTAACCGAAATCGCCCAGTTTGTAGACGTTAGCCATGCCCATGCGTTTGAGATCGGCAACGTTCTTCGCATCCAGACCGACGATAACGTCAAAACGCTCCCTGTCTGCTGGGCTCACCTGCCGGGCACGGTAGGCGGCGATGTCCAGGCCGTGCCCCTCCGCCACACGGACCGAGTGGTCGCAGGGGGGGTCACCGATATGCCACGAACCCGTGCCGGCGGAATCGATCCGCAGCGCCATGCCCTTCGCTTCCGCCTGCGAGCGCAGGATCGCCTCGGCCAGCGGGGAGCGGCAGATGTTGCCGAGACAGACAAACAGGACCGAACGCACCGTTAGCCGTTCGTATAGAGGTAACGTTTGATCTTCTTCGTCGGCGTTTTAACGAAGGGTTCGCGCTGCTCGATCACCCGTGCGATACGGGAGAACTTGGAGACGCTTTCGTTTGTCTCCGTTTTGATGCGCTCGAGCAGTTTTTCGATCTCAATGTGCTGTTCCGTCTCGGAGAGCTTCGTGATGTCCATATGTTCGTCGAGCATTTCGTAATTGAGATGAATCCGTGCCACCAGCTGCTTTTCGACCTCGTAGACAAGCGCATCCTCTACCAGCTCGTCCTCCATGATCTTCGCCTCGAGCTGCTCGGGATAGATATTTTCGCCGCTGGGACCGAGTATGACGTTTTTGGAGCGTCCGCTGAGGAAAAGATAGCCCTCCGCATCGATATAGCCGAGGTCCTCCGTATTGAACCAGCCGTCTTCGTGCAGCACCTCTGCGCTCTTCTCCGGGTCCTTGTAATAGCCGAGCATCACGTTCGGCCCCTTTGCCCAGACCGTCCCGACTCCCTTTTCGTCCGGGTCGGCGATGCGCAGCTCGACCGAGGAGATCGCCGGACCGATCGCCCCTACTTTCGTCTTAAAAGGCGCGCCGGCCGCCAGCAGCGGCGCCGTCTCCGTCAGGCCGTAACCGATGGCATACGGGAAGCCCGCGTCATCCAGGAAGTGCTCCACCATCGGTGAAAGCGGCGCCCCGCCTATTCCGAAGATGCGCAGCTCGCCGCCGAAGGTCTGCAGGAGCTTTTTGCCGGCGATCTTATGCAGCGCCTTCCGGATGAACGGTACGGCATAGAGGGCCCGCATGAGCGCGTTTTTGTGAAAGTTCGACAGAATGCGGTTCTTGAAGATCTTCTCGATCACCAGCGGTACGGAGAGGATGACCGTCGGTTTGACCAGGGCCATCGCGTCGATGAGGATCTTTGGCGTCGGGACCTTGGAGAGGTAGTAGACGCTGGCACCGTTGACAATGGGGAGCAGAAAGCCGACGGAACACTCATAGGTATGCGCCAGCGGCAGGATGGAGAGGAACCGGTCCTCCGCTACCAATTCAACCACGCATTGCGCAACGAGCGCCTCGAACGTCAGGGCGCGGTGCGTCAGCATCACCCCTTTACTGCTACCCGTCGTACCGGAAGTATAGATAATCGCTGCCAGATCGTCCTCAGAGGGCCTGTAATGCACGTCAGCGTGTTTAGAGCCCTTTACCCCCTCCTTAACCTTCTGAAGGATCGTAGGGCTTCGTTTGGCAAAGGTGGGATCATCGCTGAGATCCTCGGTCAGCACCAGCATCACCAGCGAGGAGAGTATCCCCTCGTCGAGCGCCTCGCGCTTCTTGGCCGATGCAAAGACCGCCTTGCTCTGAGAATGAGTGATGATATGGCGCACTTCGTTGTCGTGGAAATCCGGGAGGATCGGGACGATGACAGCCCCCATCGTCGTGACGGCGAAATAGACGACCCCCCAGTTTGGCATGTTTTCACTGCAAAGCGCGACGCGGTCACCGATACCGATGCCCGCATCGGCCAGGCGCGTCTTCAGCGCGGCGACCGCTTCCCCGAATTCGGCATAGCTCAGGGCCACGCTCTCATCGACGTTGCGCAGGACGGGCCGCTCGGCGTATTCCGTGACCGAACGCTCCAGCAGTGCACTGAGCGTCAACTCCGGCAGCGTGATCTTGAAACGCGGGTCGCTGTTGTGGCGGAAACGCACGCGGATGACGTCCGCGAGCCCCTGGTGCCCCTTCCCTTCGTCCAGCTCGATGCTGCATGCTTCGAGCTCCTCGCAGTCGAACCAGGGGCGTTTGAGCTTTTCGAAGCTCTTCAGATCATACAGCAGCTCAGGCGCCTTCGGACCGCCGGAGTCGCGCTCGATCTGCGACGTCGCGAAGAACTCGCCGGCGAACAGGCCGTCCTCTTTGACGGCGGCGAGCGCCTTGACGAAGACCGCCGTGCGCAGCGGCTCCTCGAGGTGAAGGTACGAACAGAGCACCGCATCGTAGCGCCCCTCCGGCTCCCAGTGCGCCAGATCCATGTGCGAGACCTCGACGTTCACTCCCCTGCTCTTCGCCATCTCCTGCAGCTTTTGCAGTCCGACTTCGGACGCATCGATGGCGTGGGCTTCAAAGCCCCGCTCCGCCGCGTAACAGGCATTTCTGCCCTCCCCCTCGCCGAGGAAAAGGATCCGCGCGCCCTGAGGGAGCGAATCCATCACCTCTTTGAGGTAGGCATTGGGCTGGGTGCCGTACAGATACCCCTCCCGTGAAAATTTCTCATTCCATACTTTGCCGATCTTCATTTCTGAACCCCGTCAAGCACCGGTACAAACGAACACACTTCAAGCTCCTCTTCAATAAGCTGATCGCCTATTTTAACATAGCGCACGATGACCTGACCCCCATCGCGCGTCATCGGAGCGACCAGCACGCCGCGGGGAGCCAGCTGATCGATGATCGCCTGGGGGATATGCTCCGCGGAAGCGGAAAAGAGAATGCGGTCAAAGGGGGCGTAGGTGCTCCAGCCCAGCTGACCGTCGTCTGTGCGGGTGTGGATGTTCGTGATCCCCTCCTCCCGGAAACGCTTTTTCGCCTCGCGCATCAGGGGCTCGATCCGTTCGATCGTAAAGACCCCGCGGAAAAGCTGTGACAGGACCGCCGCCTGGTACCCGCTGCCGCAGCCTATTTCCAGGACCCTGTCGGCACCGTTGCACTGCAGGTACTCGGTCATCTTCGCCACCGTCAGCGGGGAACTGATCCACTGCGCCGCTCCGATGGGCAGGGCATCGAGCTTGAAAGCGTGCTGTTTGAAGCCGTTGGGCACATAGACTTCGCGATTCGTCGACGCGATGGCGTCAAAAACGGTGTCACTGATCTCGAGGCGCTCACGGATCGCCTCGGCCAGTTTTTTGTTTCGCATCACTGCAATGGCATTCATTATCGTATTCCCGTATCAAGATAGCGGCGCATCTTTTTCACTTCGCCAGGCTCAAACGGCTGCACCAGCAGGGCGTCTGTGCCGTTTCGCACACATTCACCGAAGGGGGTGATGATGCCGCTCTGGCCCGTCGTATCGCGGTTGGCGGTGTCGCTTTGCAGCACGTAGCACTCGTTGGCGACGGCCAGCGCCTGTCCGAGGATGTCGTAGTGCGCGGCGCGGAGCCGTCCCCACTGCGCCGGCACGCAGATGATCTCCGCACCGCGCAGCTGCTCCCACAATGCCGTAAAACGCAGCTCGAAGCAGACCAGGATGCCGATGCGGATACCCTCCACCTCGAAGGGAACGATCGCTTCGGTGCCGCCGGCCGTGAACCACTGCTCCTCCTCCCCGATGCTGAAGAGTTTCGCCTTCGCCTGCTCGCGCAGCAGCGCGCCATCGTGATAGACCCGGGCGACGTTGAAGACCCCCTCCTCTTTCCGAACGATCATCGTCAGAAGGAGCGTACGACCCCGGCTCGCCTTTTCCAGCTCCGGCCCGGCGATCACCGCGAAGTCCGCCGCCGCGTCAAAGCTGTCGTAGTCGAAATTGGTCAGACAGACCTCCGGTGCCAGGACAATGGCGTTTTCGGGCGTTTCGGCGATCAGGGAGAGTAGAACGGCAAGGTTTTCATCGTAGGTGCGTCCCTGCGTCCCGAAAGTGAGGGAGCAGAGCGGACGCGTCTTAGAAGTCGTCAAAGCTGAGGCTGCCTTTGGAGTAGTTCGTGACGTTGCCCTCGAAGAAGTTCGTTTTCTGGTCGTTGAACTTCGAGAAGTCATCCACCCACTTGATGGGGTGCGAAACGTTGTAAAGCTTCTCGAACCCGACCTTGCTGAGACGCTCATCGGCGAGGTACTGGATATACTGCTCGACAATGCCGTCGGTGAGACCGAGAATCTGCCCCTGGGTGATGTATTTGCCCCATGCCGTCTCCAGTTCGACGGCTTTTTTGAACATCTCGTAGACTTCCGCTTTGAGGTCTTCGGTAAAGAGGTCCGGACGTTCGCGCTTGAGCGTGTTGATAAGGTTCTGGAAGAGCACCAGGTGCGTCACTTCGTCGCGCTGGATAAAGCGGATCATCTGCGCCGACCCCAGCATCTTGCCCGAACGCGCCAGGGTGTAGATGTAGGTAAAGCCGCTGTAGAAATAGATCCCCTCGAGAATCTGGTTCGCGAAACAGGCGAGAACGAAGTTGCGTTCCGTCGGGTCCAGTGCCAGACGCTGGTAAATGGCGGCGATCGCATCGTTTTTCGACTTGAGCATCATATCGCGGCGCCACAGTTCGTAGATCTCCGCGCTGTTTTTCGAGATGGAGTCGACCATAACCGCGTAGCTCTGCGAATGCAGCGCCTCTTCGAAGGACTGGCGCACGAGGATCAGGTTGACTTCCGGAGCGGTCACGTAGGGGTTGACGTTGTCGATCAGGTTGTTCGTCTGCAGGGAGTCCATGAAGATCAGCTGCGACAGCGCCTTGTCGTAGGCCGTCTTCTCCGCATCGGTCAGATTCTTGTAATCGATGGCGTCACGCGTCATATCGACCTCTTTGGGAAACCATGTATTGTTGAGCATCATCTCCCAAAGGTTGTACGCCCACTGGTATTTGATATTGTTGAGCTCGAAAATACCCGTAGGATTACCCCCGAAAATACGGCGGTCATTGACGTGTTCGTGTGAATCCGGATTATAGATCTGTTTGCGCTGCATGCTGCTGATTCCTCGTCATTGTTAAGTGAATGATTATGGCGAAAGTGAGGTTTGAAATGCTTTAAAACAGTGGAGATTGCGCGGAAAAAATCGAGGGGTGCCCGGAAGCGTGACTCCCGGGCGAAAGTATGGAAAAACGGTTATTTTTTGCTGCGGTCGTTGCGCTTGCGCTCGTTTTCCGTCAGGTAGCGCTTGCGGATACGGACATTCTCCGGCGTGACTTCGAGCAGCTCGTCGTCTTCGATCCACTCCAGCGCTTTTTCGAGGTTCATATCGCGCGGCGGAACGAGCTTGATCGCCTCATCCGCACCGGATGAACGGACGTTTGACTGCGCCTTGCCCTTGATCGGGTTGACGGTAAGGTCGTTGGAACGGGCGTGCTCGCCGATAATCATCCCTTCGTATACCTTGTCCTGCGGTTCGATGAACAGGACGCCGCGGTCCTGGAGGTTAAAGAGCGAATAGGCCATCGCTGCACCGCCCTCCATGGAGATCAGCGCACCGTACTGGCGGCTTTCGACCGTACCGGAGTACGGGCGGAATTCGAGGAAAGAGTGGTTCATAACCCCCTCCCCTTTCGTATCGGTGAGGAACATACCGCGGAAACCGATCAGGCCGCGTGCAGGGATCTCGAACTCGATACGCGTATAGCCCTCACCCATCGGCACCATCGACTTCATCTCCGCCTTGCGTTTACCGAGGCGCTCGATGATCGTACCGGAGAAGTCGTCCGGCGTATCGATGACGAGGTGCTCGAACGGCTCGCACTTGACCCCTTCGATCTCTTTGACGATGACTTCCGGACGGCCGATACCGAACTCGTACCCTTCGCGGCGCATGTTCTCCGCCAGGACGGTGATCTGCAGTTCGCCGCGGCCGGAAACCTTGAACTTCCCTTCGCCGATCGTCTCAAGGCGCATGGCGACGTTCGTCTGCATCTCCGCCTCGAGGCGGTCTTTGATCTTGTTGGAAGTGACGTGTTTACCCTCGGTACCCGCCAGCGGCGAGTCGTTGACGGAGAAGACGACGGAGAGGGTCGGCTCTTCGATGTGCATCGGGTCCAGCGGCATCGGGTTCGCCGGGTCGACGACGGAGTCACCGACATCGACGGTCTCGAAACCGGCAAAGGCGATAATATCGCCCGCTTCCGCCTGATCGATCTCCATACGGTTGAGGCCGTGGAAACCGATCAGTTTGCTCAGACGTCCTTTGACCATCTCGCCGTCGGCTTTGGCCAGCATGACGCTGTCGCCCTTCTTGATGGTGCCGTTGAAGATACGCGCGATGCCGATCTTACCAACGTAGTTATCGTAGTCCAGGGTAAAGACCTGCGCCTGCGCCGGGTTGCCCGCGTCGCCTTCCGGCTCGGGGATCTCGTTGACGATCGCTTCGAAGAGACACTCGAAGTTGCCGTCCTCGTCGCCCATGTCCATCTTCGCGATGCCGTCGCGCGCTGCGGCATAAACGATCGGGAACTCCAGCTGCTCTTCGCTGGCGTCCATCGCGACGAAGAGGTCGAATACTTCGTCGACGACGCGGTCAGGTTCTGCTGCCGGCTTATCGATCTTGTTGATGACAACGATGGGCTTCTTGCCCAGGGCGATCATCTTCTTGACGACGAATTTCGTCTGCGGCATGACACCTTCGTAGGCGTCGACGAGCAGCAGAACGCCGTCGACCATTTTCAGGACACGCTCAACCTCGCCGCCGAAGTCGGCGTGGCCCGGGGTGTCGATGATATTGATCTTGTGATCTTTGTAGCGGATCGCCGTGTTTTTGGAGAGGATGGTGATCCCGCGCTCTTTTTCGAGGGCATTGGAGTCCATCGCACGTTCATCGACATGCTCGTGGGACGTAAAAGTGCCCGACTGGCCCAAAAGTCCATCGACCAGCGTCGTTTTACCGTGGTCGACGTGCGCGATGACGGCAATGTTTCTGATTTTTTGCAAGGGGGTTCCTTCATGAGGCGACTGCGCCCATTAAAATTTTTCGCGATTATACCGAAAAAGGAGTTAGAAAGGGGTGTGGCCGTTTAGATACGGCCGTAGAGTTCGTTGTAGAGCTTCATCGCGAAACGGTCGCTCATCGAGGCAATATAGTCGGCAACGACCCTGTGGTGGGCCCGGGAGTCGGTCTGCGCGAAAAAATACTCGGGCATCATCTTCGGCTCCGCCGTCAATGCCGCATAGAGCCCCCGGATCGCCTGTTTGCCCGCAAACATGTGGCGCAGGATTTTTTTGTGCTGGTAGAGATCGCGGTAGAGCAGCTTTTTGAGCTTCTTGATCTCCGTCTCCAGCGCCGGTTCAAACCCGATCGGCAGCGGTTCGGAAGAGGGGAGGTGCTCCGGGGCCGCCGCCGCGACCCGTGGCTGCGAATAAGCGAGCATCGAATAGACGAGATGATTGATGAAGTGGGAGCTGAAGCGGTAGCGGAACATCTCGTCGTCACGCTCGTCGATCCCCTCGTCATAGACCTTCTGCAGGATTTCGGCGATCAGGGGATTGCCCCGGAGGGTGTCAAAGGAGATCAGCCCCGAGTGGACCCCGTCGTCGATGTCATGGCTCATATAGGCGATCTCATCGGCCCGGTCGACGATCATTGCCTCGACGGAGGGGTGCATCGTGAGATCGAACGCCGTGTCGATCCATTCGGGAAGAAAAGCTTTCTTGTAGGGGTAGGAGTGCTTGAGAATACCCTCCAGGGTCGCAAAGGTGAGGTTGAGGCCGTCGAAGGTCCTGTAGCGCTTCTCCAGCGCCGTCACCACCCGGAAGCTCTGGAAATTGTGCTCGAACCCGTTCGCGTGGCCGTCTTTCTTGAGGCACTCGTCGAGGGTGTCGCCGCCGACATGGCCGAAGGGAGTGTGGCCCAGGTCGTGGGCGAGGGCGATCGCTTCGGCGAGCGGTTCACGCAGGCCGAGCTCCGCCGCGATCGAACGGGCAATCTGGCTCACTTCGAGCGAATGGGTGAGGCGGGTACGGAAAAAATCCCCCTCCTGGTTCAGGAAAACCTGGGTCTTGTACTCCAGCTTGCGGAAGCTGCCCGAATGGATAATGCGGTCGCGGTCACGGGCATAGGGGGCGCGGAAATCGTCCTGAATACCGTGGAATCGCGCGTCGGGTCTCATTCGGTAATCTTGTAACCCTTCTCTTCGAGGCACTTGATGCATTCAGGCTCGACGTCTCTCGGGAAAGCCGCCTTGGCTGCCGCTTCATCCTCGGCCGGACCGTAGAAACGGCACTCCTGCATATCCTGATGGATCTGCTCCTGCGAGTACCCCTCCGGACACATCATTCCGCCGACACGGATATTCTTGGTCGAACAGCCCGCCAGGCCGATCAGCAGCGCCAGCGCGGCAATGGCAATACGCATCATATCTCCCTCTTGTAATCTTCAAATTCAAGTTTCCAGACCTTGATCCCGCAGAAGTGGTCCCCCTCCGGGCAGGTCGGCCGTATTTTCATCGCGAAGCGCGTCGCGCAGGGCGGCAGCAGCTCCTCGGCTCCCGGCACGCCCATGGCGCGCAGCTGTTTCACCTGGCCGTAGACGATATCGAAGATCTCCTCCTGCGCGTTGTA contains:
- the typA gene encoding translational GTPase TypA — encoded protein: MQKIRNIAVIAHVDHGKTTLVDGLLGQSGTFTSHEHVDERAMDSNALEKERGITILSKNTAIRYKDHKINIIDTPGHADFGGEVERVLKMVDGVLLLVDAYEGVMPQTKFVVKKMIALGKKPIVVINKIDKPAAEPDRVVDEVFDLFVAMDASEEQLEFPIVYAAARDGIAKMDMGDEDGNFECLFEAIVNEIPEPEGDAGNPAQAQVFTLDYDNYVGKIGIARIFNGTIKKGDSVMLAKADGEMVKGRLSKLIGFHGLNRMEIDQAEAGDIIAFAGFETVDVGDSVVDPANPMPLDPMHIEEPTLSVVFSVNDSPLAGTEGKHVTSNKIKDRLEAEMQTNVAMRLETIGEGKFKVSGRGELQITVLAENMRREGYEFGIGRPEVIVKEIEGVKCEPFEHLVIDTPDDFSGTIIERLGKRKAEMKSMVPMGEGYTRIEFEIPARGLIGFRGMFLTDTKGEGVMNHSFLEFRPYSGTVESRQYGALISMEGGAAMAYSLFNLQDRGVLFIEPQDKVYEGMIIGEHARSNDLTVNPIKGKAQSNVRSSGADEAIKLVPPRDMNLEKALEWIEDDELLEVTPENVRIRKRYLTENERKRNDRSKK
- a CDS encoding ribonucleotide-diphosphate reductase subunit beta; amino-acid sequence: MQRKQIYNPDSHEHVNDRRIFGGNPTGIFELNNIKYQWAYNLWEMMLNNTWFPKEVDMTRDAIDYKNLTDAEKTAYDKALSQLIFMDSLQTNNLIDNVNPYVTAPEVNLILVRQSFEEALHSQSYAVMVDSISKNSAEIYELWRRDMMLKSKNDAIAAIYQRLALDPTERNFVLACFANQILEGIYFYSGFTYIYTLARSGKMLGSAQMIRFIQRDEVTHLVLFQNLINTLKRERPDLFTEDLKAEVYEMFKKAVELETAWGKYITQGQILGLTDGIVEQYIQYLADERLSKVGFEKLYNVSHPIKWVDDFSKFNDQKTNFFEGNVTNYSKGSLSFDDF
- a CDS encoding deoxyguanosinetriphosphate triphosphohydrolase family protein; protein product: MRPDARFHGIQDDFRAPYARDRDRIIHSGSFRKLEYKTQVFLNQEGDFFRTRLTHSLEVSQIARSIAAELGLREPLAEAIALAHDLGHTPFGHVGGDTLDECLKKDGHANGFEHNFQSFRVVTALEKRYRTFDGLNLTFATLEGILKHSYPYKKAFLPEWIDTAFDLTMHPSVEAMIVDRADEIAYMSHDIDDGVHSGLISFDTLRGNPLIAEILQKVYDEGIDERDDEMFRYRFSSHFINHLVYSMLAYSQPRVAAAAPEHLPSSEPLPIGFEPALETEIKKLKKLLYRDLYQHKKILRHMFAGKQAIRGLYAALTAEPKMMPEYFFAQTDSRAHHRVVADYIASMSDRFAMKLYNELYGRI